The following DNA comes from Deltaproteobacteria bacterium.
TCCAGACGATACTGCTGACCACGTCCCGATTCTTCATGCCTCCTCCTGTTGAGACCGGCTTTTTCTCCGCCTGGAAGCTAAAAGCCAAGATCTATTTGTTGATTTCCGCCAATTTCGGCCCGAATTCCTTATCGAATTTCAGCACAAAGGCCTTCACCTGTTCGGGCGATCGATAGTCCACGGTGTAGAGGAATTCATCCTGGGCGATCTTGATGAAGGCCGGATCTTTTGTGGCCTTTTCGATCATCCTGGTGATTGTTTTGACCAGGGCGGGGGGCATATTGGGAGGTCCCCAGACACCGCGGATAATCGTATACATTTCCCCGCCCTTTAGTCCCAGTTCCTTGAAGGTGGGAACGTCCGTGAGGGCCTTCATCCTTTTATCCGTGGAAACCGCCAGCCCCCTGGATTTTCCGGCCCGGATCATGGCGATGGCTTCCGGCGGTTGACAGAGCCGAAAATCAACGTGTCCTCCGAGCATGGCGATTTTGGATTTGCCGCCTCCGGCAAAGGGTACATACCGTACATTGATGCCCGTTTGTTCGGTGATTTCCTTAAAGACGATATCCAACGGCGATCCGACCCCGGGGTTCCCGCAGGACAATTTGCCGGGATTCTCCTTGGCCGCCTTCACCAGGTCTCCCCAGGTTTTAAAGGGCGATTCGGCCCGGACCTCGACAAAGGCCAGGGGTTCGGAGGTGACATTGCCGATGGGCGTCATCTGTTCCCAGACCTTGGTATCGTAGGTCTTGGCGTAGTACCGGGAGATCCAGGCTTCATTGGAAAAGAGCAGGGTGTATCCGTCCGGTTTGGCCTTCAACAGCTCCATAGTGCCCACCTTGGTTGATCCGGCGGGGATGTTTTCAATCAGCATTCTCTGACCCAGTTCTTTTTCAATGGCTGGCTGGAAAGCCCGGCACAGGACGTCACTTCCTCCCCCCGCACTCCAGGGGATGATCATGCGGATCGGTCTTTGCGGAAAATCCGCGGCCGTCCCGATAGTACACCAGGCAAAAAGAATTAGAAATCCGAAAATAAAAAATTTAGTTCTCATCGTTCTTGCTCCTTTCGGGTTGAAAAAAGGTATTTCGAATTTTTCTTAGAACGGGCCATGGTGGCCGCCGTTCGTATGGCCTCCGTCATGCTTCGGTGGTCCGCCGTGCCTTTCCCGGCCAGATCGAAGGCCGTGCCATGGTCCACTGAAGTGCGGATGAAGGGCAACCCCACGGTCACATTCACACCGTCCTCAAAGCCTTGCAGCTTAAGCGGAATATGCCCCTGATCATGATACATGACCACTACTAGGTCGAAGTCGTGCTTCAGGGCCGTCCGGTAAAAGACGGTATCCGGTGAAACGGGGCCTGTAACCCGGAGGCCCAAGGCCTGTGCCTCCGAGACCGCGGGAATAATTTCCTCGACTTCTTCCCTACCGAAAAGGCCTCCTTCTCCGGCATGTGGGTTTAGGCCGGCCACGGCAATTCGGGGTGAGGCCATTCCAAAATGCCGCAAGGCTTCGTCGGCCAGTTTAATGACCTGAATAATCCTCTCTTTTTTGACCAGGTCACAGGCCTGGCGAAGGGAAACATGGGTGGAGACATGGATGACTTTGAGGGATTTTGAAATCAGCATCATGGCGTAATTCTTGGTTCCGGAAAGGGAGCTGAGGATCTCGGTATGTCCGGGGAAAGGGCTGCCCCCGGCCGCCAGGGCCTCT
Coding sequences within:
- a CDS encoding tripartite tricarboxylate transporter substrate binding protein, which codes for MRTKFFIFGFLILFAWCTIGTAADFPQRPIRMIIPWSAGGGSDVLCRAFQPAIEKELGQRMLIENIPAGSTKVGTMELLKAKPDGYTLLFSNEAWISRYYAKTYDTKVWEQMTPIGNVTSEPLAFVEVRAESPFKTWGDLVKAAKENPGKLSCGNPGVGSPLDIVFKEITEQTGINVRYVPFAGGGKSKIAMLGGHVDFRLCQPPEAIAMIRAGKSRGLAVSTDKRMKALTDVPTFKELGLKGGEMYTIIRGVWGPPNMPPALVKTITRMIEKATKDPAFIKIAQDEFLYTVDYRSPEQVKAFVLKFDKEFGPKLAEINK
- the pdxA gene encoding 4-hydroxythreonine-4-phosphate dehydrogenase PdxA, coding for MGDGAGIGPEIIVKALMDKKIYEICQPLIIGDRGIMERAVLIEKAPVTIRGIEQVHEAHFVYGTLDILDLKNLSADLPFAKVDGRAGKAAYEYIEKAVQLALKEELSAMATAPINKEALAAGGSPFPGHTEILSSLSGTKNYAMMLISKSLKVIHVSTHVSLRQACDLVKKERIIQVIKLADEALRHFGMASPRIAVAGLNPHAGEGGLFGREEVEEIIPAVSEAQALGLRVTGPVSPDTVFYRTALKHDFDLVVVMYHDQGHIPLKLQGFEDGVNVTVGLPFIRTSVDHGTAFDLAGKGTADHRSMTEAIRTAATMARSKKNSKYLFSTRKEQER